A window from Salarias fasciatus chromosome 11, fSalaFa1.1, whole genome shotgun sequence encodes these proteins:
- the nrsn1 gene encoding neurensin-1 — protein MTSCTEICGSDYGEQAQASGNCQQYGVRSYLHQFYEECTASIWERDEDFQIQRSPSRWSSLLWKVCLAFGALIMLAGLIVVLVGYATPTRIEAFGEDDLLFVDSHAVSFNRALDVCKLTGAVLFCVGGTSMAVGLLLSAFAKSYSKEELYLQQKFKERLADLHATVGTPVMRAPTPGEGKVPVTLSKVQNIQPVTTKSET, from the exons ATGACTTCATGCACAGAGATCTGCGGGTCAGACTACGGAGAACAAGCTCAAGCCAGTGGAAATTGCCAGCAGTATGGAGTCCGATCCTACCTACACCAG TTTTATGAAGAGTGCACAGCTTCTATCTGGGAACGTGACGAAGATTTTCAGATTCAGAGATCGCCGAGCAGGTGGAGCTCTTTACTCTGGAAG GTCTGTCTCGCGTTCGGCGCCCTGATCATGCTCGCAGGCCTGATTGTTGTTTTGGTGGGTTATGCCACTCCAACCAGGATTGAAGCGTTTGGTGAAGATGACCTCCTTTTTGTAGACAG CCACGCAGTCAGTTTCAACCGTGCACTGGACGTGTGCAAGCTGACGGGCGCCGTGCTGTTCTGCGTGGGAGGCACCTCCATGGCCGTGGGTCTCCTGCTGTCTGCCTTTGCCAAAAGCTACTCCAAAGAAGAATTGTATCTCCAGCAGAAGTTTAAGGAGAGGCTGGCAGACCTGCATGCAACAGTTG GTACCCCGGTAATGAGAGCTCCAACACCCGGAGAGGGAAAGGTGCCCGTCACTCTCTCTAAAGTCCAGAACATCCAGCCAGTCACTACAAAGTCAGAGACCTGA